In Buchnera aphidicola (Ceratovacuna japonica), the genomic window CTAAAATGTCAAAATCTAAAAATAATGGAATAGAACCTAAAAATATAATAAAAAAATATGGTGCTGATTCATTAAGACTATTTATTATGTTTTCAGCTCCTGTAGAAGATCCAATTAAATGGAAAAATGAAGGAATAAAAGGATCATATAAGTTTATAAAAAAAATATGGAATTTAAGCAATATAATTTTTAATAATAAAAAAAATAAAAAACTTAATATTATACATGAAAATTTAAATGAAAAACAAAAAAAAATTAGAAAAAAAGTTCACAAAGTAATAGTAATAATATCAAAAAATATGAAAAAAAAAAAAAACTTTAATACATCAATATCTGAAGTAATGAAAGCTATAAAAAAAGTAGAAAAATATAATAATAAAAATTCATTAGTCGTACAAGAATCTATGTTAATAATATTAAAATTATTAAATCCATTCATTCCACATACAATTTTTTATATTTTTAAAAAATTTAATATTCTACATAAGTTAAGAAAAAAATGTTGGCCAGAACCAGACAAAAAAGCAATTGTAGAAAACTTTTGTAATATTATTACACAAATAGATGGAAAAAAGAGATATATAATTAATATAAAAAAAAATGCACAAGAAAAAGAAATATTAAAAATAATAAAAGAAAAGAAAATCTTAAATAAATATTTAAAAAATAAAAAAATAAAAAAAACTATATTTATAAAAAATAAAATAATAAATATTTTAACTAAAAAAAATATTTATAAAAATAATACTATCAAATAAAATTAAAATGAAAAAAATATATTTAAAAAATAAAATAAAAATAAATTTAAAAAAAAATGTTTCATTTTTTATACTTATTGGAAACGAAATAGTACTAATAAATGAATCTATAAATGTAATATTAAAAAAAGCAAAAAAAATAGGATTTTATGTTAATAAAAAAGTAGAATGCAAAAAAAACTTTAAAAATTTAATGAACAATAATTTATTTTATTTTAAAAGAATAATAATAATAAATACTTTTAAAAAAAATTTTTTTAGCAGTATATTAAAATTTATAGAAAAAATAAAAAAAATAAAAAGTCAAAAAATAATAATTATAATAAATTTTTTTAAATTATTAAATTTTAAAATATTAAATACAATATTAAAATGTATAAAAGACTACACATTAATAAATTGTAATATTAGTAAATATGAAGATGTAATTAATTGGATAGAATACAAATTTAAAAAAAATAAAATAAAAATAACAAAAAATGCAAAAACAATATTATATAATATATATAAATATAATCTAATTAAATTAACACAAATTATATATCAATGTAAAATATTATTTTATAAAAAAAATAAAATAAATACCAATAATATAAAAAAAATAGTTAGTTCTTATCCAGATATGAATTATGAAAATTTAATAAAATTTTTTTTTATAGAAAAAATAGAAAAATCTATAAATATTATTAATAAAATATGCAAAATAAAATATAATATAGAAAAAATAATAATAGAACTTTATAAAAAAATAATACAAACAATAATATTAAAAAAAAATAAAGAATATAATTTTTTTTTTAATAAAACTACAATTAATAAATATAATAAAGAAACAAAAAGCAACATCATAGTTAAAATGTCTAAAGATAAAATGTATAAAATAATAAGATATATTACAATTATAGAAATAGAAATTAAAAAACATAAAAAAATAAATTTTTGGAAAAAAATAAAAATTTTGTTATTAATAATAAAAAAATAATTATATATATTGTGAATTAAAATAAAATATAAATTTAATTAAAAATAATTTTAAAAAAGAATGAAAAAATACAAAAATGTTTTAGATTTAAGAAAATATAAATGTCCTGATTCAATAATTCTATTAAGAAAAAAAGTTAGAATGATGAAAAAAAAAGAACTAATATTGATAATATCTAATGATCCATCTACAAAATGGGATTTTTTTAACTTTTGTAAATTTATGAATCATAAAGTAATAGAACATTACATAGAATTTATTCCATTTAAATATCTATTACAAAAATAAAATACATATAATATTCTTATATATAAAAATATAATTATATTTTTATTAATATATTCAACATTCTTCTTAAAGGTTCTGATGCACCCCAAAGCAATTGATCACCTATAGAAAAAACATTAATATATTTGCTTCCAAAATTAGATCTACTAATTCTACCTAATAATATTTTTAAAGTACCTGAAACTTCAGAAGGAACTAAACTTTTCATAGTATTAATCTTATTATTATGTATTATTCTAACCCATTTATTATGATTTTTTAATAAATTTTCTATTTCTAAAATACTTATAGTTTTTTTTAATTTTATTAAAAAAGACTGACTATGACATCTAAATACACCTACTCTAACACAAACACTATCTATAATTATTTTTTTATATTTGTCGTGTAAATTTAATATTTTATTAGTTTCAAATTCTCCTTTAATTTCTTCTTTACTTTTACCACTTCCATTATCTTCATCTATCCATGGTATTAAATTTCCAGCTAATGGAGGAAAATTGTTAAAAATACTATTAACATTTTTTTTAGATTTTAACAAAGATCTAATAACATTTTCTGCTTTTAATATAGAAACATTGTTTTTATTCAAATAATTTTTTACACTATCATGTAAAATACCCATTTCTAGTAATAAATTTTTAATATAATTAGATCCAGCTCCTGATACAGATTGATAAGTAGAAACAAAAATATTTTTTACTAGATTATTAGAAAATAAACCACCTAAAGCCATAAGCATTAAACTTACTGTACAATTTCCACCAACAAAAGTTTTACATCCATTATCTATACTCATTTTTATAAAATTATAATTTATAGGATCTAAAACTATAATTGCATTATTATTTGTTCTAAGATGAGAAGATGCATCTATCCAAAATCCATTCCAT contains:
- the asd gene encoding aspartate-semialdehyde dehydrogenase — translated: MKKKVGFVGWRGLVGSVLLERMILKNDLSKINIKFFTTSQVGHNGPKINNIKFGILENAYDLQKLIEMDIILTCQGSEYTKKVYFNLKKLGWNGFWIDASSHLRTNNNAIIVLDPINYNFIKMSIDNGCKTFVGGNCTVSLMLMALGGLFSNNLVKNIFVSTYQSVSGAGSNYIKNLLLEMGILHDSVKNYLNKNNVSILKAENVIRSLLKSKKNVNSIFNNFPPLAGNLIPWIDEDNGSGKSKEEIKGEFETNKILNLHDKYKKIIIDSVCVRVGVFRCHSQSFLIKLKKTISILEIENLLKNHNKWVRIIHNNKINTMKSLVPSEVSGTLKILLGRISRSNFGSKYINVFSIGDQLLWGASEPLRRMLNILIKI
- the tusA gene encoding sulfurtransferase TusA; the protein is MKKYKNVLDLRKYKCPDSIILLRKKVRMMKKKELILIISNDPSTKWDFFNFCKFMNHKVIEHYIEFIPFKYLLQK